Proteins encoded together in one Coffea arabica cultivar ET-39 chromosome 2c, Coffea Arabica ET-39 HiFi, whole genome shotgun sequence window:
- the LOC140004524 gene encoding uncharacterized protein — protein sequence MGKIWILGSSCRNLLCPFFIGYALICTGAHCFQFGQIPAGDDGGGGRDDGFNSTFTISSFTYAQTRLKPYDWRYIKVNLPPWFSSMSINLESDVDLYSQDLRNIREASTSNLPMICFREGSPPLPDVYNTSLTGLVFDYVSNDSIGGIQGLQIVEQCYPMQKIISLRLTNEQISPGVWYFGLFNGIGPIRTQSKMINRGQSYSFSCNVSVEGCTAPMVTGQFCNQTVNLLTCAEGYVVTDSSSGNKTSDLVAENVVVCRNADDGTCHVDNGPKVFSLNVMGFSEELTITASNIRFNSNSTKNASGIILMSYARHGAMPLDTLHDYSGNISKAPLVIPAPKLGRWYVTVQPVSLPNSGGLRELSTAVCYSLEWQVLQCPVDKAGPNCTWKRYMLQTVLRKNPSAPFESYYLPLSEKVLSDSANFPLEPLLSNSSYGGNNDVAWTFFLVDIPYGAAGGNIHIRLTSDDKISYEMYARYGGFPSLDNWDYFCTNSTSSSNGSMFFKLYDSTEKSIGFYILYPREGIWNFGLRQVNPVGSGYTYQTTMSISVERCPQKCSAHGNCQFLLDTSGLSLYSYCACDRNHGGFDCSVELVSHKGKLLKNHVGRIWQSITLIASNAAAVLPAYWALRHKAFAEWVLFTSSGISSGLYHACDVGTWCALTFHVLQFMDFWLSFMAVVSTFVYLAAINETSKRTIHTIVAIVTALMAETGPTRSSNIVLVLAIGTLGLIAGWLIELCTHHRSFSCSAQFHLNLVDRSAIKEWIRNLVDTLLRRYRWGFVIAGFVALAMAAISWKLENSQTYWIWHSIWHVSMYTSSFLFLCSKAKDPSDRSYVLTRRNSFAGANGEIADSLSRG from the exons TGAATTTGCCGCCATGGTTCTCTTCGATGTCAATAAATTTAGAATCAGATGTAGACCTT TATTCGCAGGATCTGAGGAACATTAGAGAAGCCTCAACAAGCAATCTTCCAATGATTTGCTTCCGTGAAGGGAGCCCCCCCCTGCCTGATGTTTATAATACTTCTCTAACTGGTCTAG TGTTCGATTATGTCTCGAATGATTCTATTGGAGGAATACAAGGTCTTCAGATTGTTGAGCAGTGCTACCCTATGCAGAAGATAATATCTCTGAGATTGACAAATGAGCAG ATTTCTCCTGGTGTATGGTACTTTGGTTTATTCAATGGCATTGGACCTATAAGGACACAGTCAAAAATG ATTAATCGTGGCCAATCATACTCTTTTAGTTGCAATGTGAGTGTGGAAGGATGTACAGCCCCAATGGTGACTGGCCAATTCTGCAACCAGACGGTTAATCTGCTTACGTGTGCTGAGGGATATGTTGTAACCGATAGCAGTTCTGGTAACAAAACTTCTGATCTAGTGGCAGAGAATGTGGTTGTTTGCAGAAATGCTGATGATGGGACTTGTCATGTGGATAATGGACCAAAAGTCTTCTCTTTGAATGTAATGGGATTTTCTGAAGAGCTAACAATTACTGCCTCAAATATTAGGTTCAATTCAAATAGCACAAAAAATGCAAGTGGGATTATCTTGATGTCTTATGCTCGGCATGGTGCAATGCCGCTAGATACGTTGCATGATTATTCTGGCAATATCAGCAAAGCCCCTCTAGTTATACCAGCACCAAAACTTGGCCGTTGGTATGTTACTGTTCAACCGGTCAGTCTTCCAAACAGTGGCGGACTTCGAGAACTGAGCACAGCTGTTTGTTATTCATTGGAATGGCAAGTTCTTCAGTGTCCTGTGGATAAAGCTGGACCTAACTGTACATGGAAAAGATACATGCTTCAG ACTGTTCTTCGGAAAAATCCTTCTGCCCCTTTTGAATCCTACTACTTGCCATTGAGTGAGAAGGTGTTGTCAGATTCAGCTAACTTTCCTTTAGAACCGCTTTTGAGCAATTCTTCTTATGGAGGAAATAACGATGTTGCTTGGACATTTTTCCTCGTAGACATCCCTTATGGTGCTGCTGGAGGAAATATCCATATCCGCCTTACATCAGATGATAAGATAAGTTATGAAATGTATGCCAGATATGGAGGATTTCCTTCTCTGGATAACTGGGACTATTTCTGCACAAATAGCACAAGCAGCAGCAATGGTTCCATGTTTTTTAAGCTGTATGATTCTACTGAGAAATCAATCggtttttatatattatatccAAGAGAAggaatctggaattttggacTGAGGCAAGTAAATCCCGTTGGTAGTGGATACACATATCAAACAACTATGTCTATCTCAGTAGAGAGATGTCCACAAAAATGTTCTGCTCATGGAAACTGTCAATTTCTTTTAGATACCAGTGGGCTGTCACTATACAG CTACTGTGCTTGTGATCGTAACCATGGAGGCTTTGACTGCAGCGTGGAGTTGGTGTCACATAAAG GAAAATTGCTGAAAAATCATGTAGGGCGCATATGGCAATCAATTACCCTCATTGCATCCAATGCTGCAGCTGTGCTTCCCGCTTACTGGGCCCTCCGCCATAAG GCATTTGCTGAATGGGTTCTTTTCACATCTAGTGGGATCTCAAGTGGGCTGTATCATGCTTGTGATGTAGGAACCTGGTGTGCATTAACATTTCATGTCTTGCAG TTTATGGATTTCTGGCTTTCATTCATGGCGGTTGTCAGCACTTTTGTGTACCTAGCTGCTATTAATGAAACTTCAAAGAGGACGATTCACACAATTGTTGCAATAGTAACGGCCCTTATGGCTGAAACTGGTCCAACACG ATCCTCAAACATCGTTCTTGTTTTAGCCATTGGGACTTTGGGTCTTATTGCTGGGTGGCTGATTGAGCTTTGTACTCACCATAGATCGTTTTCCTGTTCGGCTCAGTTCCATCTGAATTTGGTTGATAG ATCAGCCATAAAGGAATGGATACGTAATCTTGTTGACACGCTTCTAAGACGATATCGGTGGGGCTTTGTTATAGCAGGGTTCGTTGCCTTAGCGATGGCTGCAAtaagctggaaactggaaaatAGCCAAACCTACTGGATTTGGCACAG CATATGGCACGTCTCCATGTAtacttcttccttccttttcctCTGTTCAAAAGCAAAAGATCCCTCAGACAGGAGTTATGTGCTAACTCGACGAAATTCGTTCGCTGGAGCGAACGGGGAGATAGCAGATAG TTTATCAAGAGGATGA